From one Lolium rigidum isolate FL_2022 chromosome 4, APGP_CSIRO_Lrig_0.1, whole genome shotgun sequence genomic stretch:
- the LOC124707022 gene encoding cell wall / vacuolar inhibitor of fructosidase 2-like, with amino-acid sequence MAARLLMPILLVLLVVSHVALASIVEETCAKVENISLRKELEAVCVTTLQAAPGSATADTHGLAVIATNLTLVNYTAAVATIKDLQRHGGWTVGQQAALATCRERYTEGLNAMHRAIQALATMQKQAYEDNMIAAVRASTDCAAASVAADKEESPLRKVNADAEHLTVVAMVIFFLLYV; translated from the coding sequence ATGGCAGCGAGGCTTCTCATGCCCATCCTCCTAGTGCTCCTTGTCGTCTCCCACGTGGCGCTCGCCTCCATCGTGGAGGAGACGTGCGCGAAGGTGGAAAACATATCGCTCCGCAAGGAACTGGAGGCCGTCTGCGTGACCACGCTCCAGGCGGCGCCGGGGAGCGCCACCGCCGACACGCACGGGCTGGCCGTGATCGCCACGAACCTGACGCTGGTCAACtacacggcggcggtggccacgaTCAAGGACCTACAACGGCACGGCGGCTGGACGGTCGGCCAGCAGGCTGCGCTGGCCACGTGCCGTGAGCGGTACACCGAGGGGCTCAACGCGATGCATAGAGCCATCCAAGCACTGGCCACGATGCAGAAGCAGGCATACGAGGACAACATGATCGCAGCCGTGAGGGCCTCCACCGACTGCGCCGCCGCGTCCGTGGCCGCGGATAAGGAGGAGTCGCCTCTGCGCAAGGTGAACGCCGACGCCGAGCACCTAACCGTCGTGGCCATGGTGATCTTTTTCTTGTTGTACGTGTAG